NNNNNNNNNNNNNNNNNNNNNNNNNttttttttttttccttttgcctcagcttcagcaggagtagagagagagggagagagagccacagagagggagaggcagagagaaacCAGCAATCTTTAAACTcgagctttcttttttttacccccTTCATTTCTTtcgccttttttttttttttattttttttttttttttttttttgctaaagaTGTGCTAAAATCTCTCCTGCAAACCGGTAAGTACAACCTTTCTGGATCCTTTTGTTTCCGCCTAGGGTCAAAGACACCCCCCTCTTCCAAAAAGAAGATATAATAAtcctctttatttatttttttatttttattacagcccttgcagaagagaaagaacTTAAGTGGCTAATATTTTGCAAAGGAGACAGAGAGATTGATACTGCAATATAGCTCTCgtctctctcccttctccccaaTTAGATGCTGGTTTTAATTGCAGAGGGTATTTCTCTTTTCGTGCTTTCAACCATCTCCTCTTTCCCACAGGGGAGGGTTTCATTTGCAAGTTGATCCTAAGGATTCCTGTTCCTCCGGCATTTCTCTCCCCTAAATGCATCTTTCTGCTCTTAAGTTTGCGGATGGGGGGCAATTTTTTCTAGTTCTTACACGAGGAAGGCAAAAAGGACCTTTTTATTGGGAGATTGAGACTAAAAGCAATGATCGCTCCGAATCATTCTAATGGGCATTTCAGGGATTCAAGGAAGGCTGCATCACCACCGCTATTATTCCCATCCTTAGCGTTTCCCTGTGCccatacatttaaaatatctggTGAAAGGAAGGGTGAAACCATATGTTGAAGGAGCTGCATCTCATTAGGGCAGTATTATTTTCATCTGATTGGAGAAGAATGGTGTCTTCATTCGGAATCGTGTGTAGTAGGATAGAGAATTTATCTGCTGGTAAGTgtcaaggtattttttttcttccactttcagCTTTTTAACCGGGTCTCCTGCTTGGTCCAGGGGGCACAAAATGCCCTAATCCAAGGCAGGCTGAGCGTTTCAATCCTAGGTGCCTCTTCAGCTGTCACTTCCCTTTAGATCTGCTGATCGCATGGGCATGTGCTTTAGAAAGATTAATCATCTCTAAATGCTTTAATCAGCTAAAATGACTAATATGTGGTGTGTATTTATCTGATAATATACCAGTTGCATTAATTCACCGGTGCATTTGCGAGGGGAAGATTTCCTTCCCAGTCAGGGTCGTTAACCATTTGCTCCGGTAAAGACACAGTGGGGATTTCTGAGGGGAACCGTTCTGCCAGGGACATCAGCAAACCCCGCACATTCCCTGGAACTCGCGTGTGGAACGTATCGAgccgggagggagggagatTCGAGGCTGGAGGTTCAATAACTTTGGGAGTTTGCATGGATGAAGGATGTGGTGCGACACCGGAGAAATCTGCCCACACTTGGTGTGTTTCCCCCCCACCCCGGAGTGGAGGCAGGCTGTGATGGCTCCTGGGCTAAAATCGCACCCGGGGATGAGATCCGGGTGGTTCCGACGCCTGGGAAACGTGGAGAGACGCAACACGTTCGGTGTGCTCGTGGTGCTGTGTGGGGCTGCATGTGCTGTCCCCTTTATAGGTGGCATTTACCACGGGGAGGGGAGCAAGGCAGGCTGCTATTGCGTGATGGAGCCGTCTAACATCTCTCGAGTATAAATCAGGGCAAGGCTCGCCCAGCCGACACCCCTGGAGTTGGTTGGGAACGTCTGCCCAACAATTGCTGAACTTTCCAGGAGCCTGACATGAGTCCAGCAGGTAGGGGCttaggaaaaggagagggacggggcagaaatactgaaatctgtgtttctcttcCCGTTGCAGTTTTGTAAACATCAACAAATGATGAAACCTTCCACGGCAGAGACGCTTCATAAAGGAAGGATGTTGTGGATAATTCTTCTAAGCACAATTGCTCTAGCATGGACTACACCTATTCCCTTGATAGAGGACTCGGAGGAACTGGATGAGCCCTGCTTTGATCCATGTTACTGTGAAGTGAAGGAGAGCCTTTTCCATATACATTGTGACAACAAGGGATTTATAAATATTAGTCAGATAACAGAGTCGTGGTCGAGACCTTTTAAACTTTATCTGCAGAGGAATTCCATGAGGAAATTGTACACCAACAGTTTTCTTCACTTGAACAATGCTGTATCTATTAACCTTGGGAACAATGCACTGCAGGACATTCAGACGGGGGCTTTTAACGGGCTCCGAGTTCTGAAGAGGTTGTATTTGCACGAAAACAAATTGGACATTTTCAGGAACGACACTTTCCTGGGTTTGGAAAGTCTGGAATATCTGCAGGCAGATTACAATGTCATTAAACGGATTGAAAGCGGGGCATTTCGAAACCTAAGTAAATTGAGGGTCCTTATCCTAAATGACAATCTTATCCCCATGCTTCCCACCAATTTATTTAAGTCCGTGTCCTTAACCCACTTGGACTTGCGGGGGAACCGCCTCAAAGTCCTGTCGTACCGCGGGATGTTGGACCACATTGGCAGGAGCCTGATGGAGATCCAGCTGGAGGAGAACCCGTGGAACTGTACGTGCGAGATCGTGCAGCTCAAGAGCTGGCTGGAGCGCATCCCCTACACTGCTCTGGTGGGGGACATCACCTGCGAGACACCTTTCCACTTCCACGGGAAGGACCTGCGGGAAATCAAAAGAAGCAAGCTCTGCCCCATGCTGTCCGACTCCGAGGTGGAagccagcctgggcatccctcAGCTGTCCTCCAGCAAGGAGAACGCGTGGCCTACGAAGCCTTCCTCCATGCTGTCCTCCTTCCATTTCACCGCTTCCTCTGTTGAGTACAAAACGTCCAACAAGCAGCCCAAGCCCACCAAGCAGCCCCGGGCGCCCCGGCCTCCCCCGACCCCTCGTGGCCTGTACCCCGGGCCCAACCAACCGCCCGTGGCTGCCTACCAGACCCGACCCCCCATCCCCATCATCTGCCCTACCGGCTGCTCTTGCAGTTTGCACATCAACGACCTGGGCCTGACCGTCAACTGCAAGGAGCGGGGGTTCCACAACATCTCCGAGCTCCTGCCCAGGCCCTTGAACGCCAAGAAGCTGTACCTGAGCGGGAATTTGATCCAGAAGATCTACCGCTCCgatttctggaatttttcctccttggaTCTCTTACACCTGGGGAACAACCGGATCTCCTACGTGCAGGACGGGGCGTTCATCAACCTGCCGAACCTCAAGAGCCTGTACCTGAACGGGAACGACATCGAGCGGCTCACCCCGGGCATGTTCCGGGGCCTGCAGAGTTTGCATTACCTGTACTTCGAGTACAACCTGATCAGGGAAATCCAGCCGGCGGCCTTCAGCCTCATGCCCAACCTGAAGCTCCTCTTCCTCAACGACAACCTGCTCCGCACGCTGCCCACCGACGCCTTCGCCGGCACCTCCCTGGCGCGCCTCAACCTGCGCAACAAC
The Parus major isolate Abel chromosome 9, Parus_major1.1, whole genome shotgun sequence DNA segment above includes these coding regions:
- the SLITRK3 gene encoding SLIT and NTRK-like protein 3, whose product is MMKPSTAETLHKGRMLWIILLSTIALAWTTPIPLIEDSEELDEPCFDPCYCEVKESLFHIHCDNKGFINISQITESWSRPFKLYLQRNSMRKLYTNSFLHLNNAVSINLGNNALQDIQTGAFNGLRVLKRLYLHENKLDIFRNDTFLGLESLEYLQADYNVIKRIESGAFRNLSKLRVLILNDNLIPMLPTNLFKSVSLTHLDLRGNRLKVLSYRGMLDHIGRSLMEIQLEENPWNCTCEIVQLKSWLERIPYTALVGDITCETPFHFHGKDLREIKRSKLCPMLSDSEVEASLGIPQLSSSKENAWPTKPSSMLSSFHFTASSVEYKTSNKQPKPTKQPRAPRPPPTPRGLYPGPNQPPVAAYQTRPPIPIICPTGCSCSLHINDLGLTVNCKERGFHNISELLPRPLNAKKLYLSGNLIQKIYRSDFWNFSSLDLLHLGNNRISYVQDGAFINLPNLKSLYLNGNDIERLTPGMFRGLQSLHYLYFEYNLIREIQPAAFSLMPNLKLLFLNDNLLRTLPTDAFAGTSLARLNLRNNHFLALPVAGVLEHLHAIVQIDLKLNPWDCTCELVPLKQWLEALSSVSVVGEVLCASPEPLARRDLRSLELAALCPAPPPCAVGFVDCLYGTVPKLKELHVHPPGMQYPDLQQDARLKETLLFAAGKGFPDHQTPTSEYLELRAKLQTKPDYLEVLEKTTYRF